The segment CTTGTTTCTGAAGAGTCTTGCGCGTAAATGAATCCACACAGTCCACGAAACACCTCTCCACCAACGAATTGTACATCCTCAAGCTGAAAGTTTAGCAAACAAAGTTACGgtctaaaaaacaaaaaaaaacggatCGATTCTAGCTAATGCATATAGATTGTTGTTCCATTAACGTCCAGAAGCAGCGTTTGATTAGCTGAACTGGTTTTAAGGAGATCTTTTTCTTATCAGCTTCACATTTCAGACAACAAGCTACAGGTTTCAAAGCTGGTTGCGAAATAAGAACCATGTGAAGCTTCCTAAGGTTCAGACAGCAAAAAGACAAAAATGGAACAGAACAAATCTCAACATACAGAATCAAGACTATATAGATCAATACAGACCGAGTTTCTATCTATCGGTCGGATCTGTAAAAAACACAGAGAGAGATGCAGAAGACGAACCTATCACGTAGCTGAAGCTGATCGATCATGGAGGCCATTTTCGCTTTGTCTTCTTCAGCAAGACCATCGAGTCCAGCCATCATGCTCGCGTCCATTTTTCCTAAccctttttttctctttcttggTCTAGATCAGCAGTTCTTCGTCGCCTCCTTTATTCTATTTTCATTCTTCGTAAACCCTAGTGACCTTCTTTAGTGGGCCTGATGGGCTTAGTTTCTGACATAAATGGAAAACTTTGATAAATAATGGGCTTAACATGTATAAGTTTGGTTTTAATCCTTACTaataataaaagggaccttttgaggctccatagagcgtccacatcagcaaaaaaacttcttccgaaagatgatacgtgacataaaatatagttttacattttaatattactaattttcgaaaattataaataatatgtaaacatacagcataaaaagatggaaaaactacattaaacatatgtaagactaccatttttcactaaaaaaagacatcttatctccataatgtaacattactattttgtaaaaacaacattatatataattttgaaaataataaataatatgtaaacatacaatataaaaaatgaaaatattacattaaacatatgtaagatacggcttatctccataatataacattaccgtttcataaaaaaaacattatatataatttgaaaaataataaatatatgtaaacatacaacataaaaaatagaaatactacattaaacatatgtacgattaccattttacatttttattttaaataaataatatgtaaactttcaacataaaaaatagaaaaactacattaaacatatgtaagactaccatttttcactaaaaaaaacatcttatctccataatgtaacattactattttgtaaaaaaaacattatatataattttgaaaataataaaataatatgtaaacatacaacataaaaaaaggaaattactaataaaagggaccttttgaggctccatagagcgtccacatcagcaaaaaaaacttctcccgaaagatgacacgtggcataaaatatagttttacattttaatattactaattttcgaaaattataaataatatgtaaacatacagcataaaaaaatggaaaaactacattaaacatatgtaagactaccatttttcactaaaaaaaagacatcttatctccataatgtaacattactattttgtaaaaacaacattatatataattttgaaaataataaataatatgtgaacatacaatataaaaaatgaaaatattacattaaacatatgtaagatacggcttatctccataatataacattaccgtttcataaaaaaaaacattatatataatttggaaaataataaatatatgtaaaaatacaacataaaaaatggaaatactacattaaacatatgtacgattaccattttacatttttattttaaataaataatatataaactttcaacataaaaaatagaaaaactacattaaacatatgtaagactaccatttttcactaaaaaaaaacatcttatctccataatgtaacattactattttgtaaaaaaaacattatatataattttgaaaataataaataatatgtaaacatacaacataaaaaaaagaaatactacattaaacatatgtaagattgccattttacatttaaaaataacaataatatgtaaacatacaacatgaaaaaaatggaaaaactacattaaacatatgtaaaattactatttttcactaaaaaaaaatagtttatctccataatgtaacattaccattttataaaaaaaagaaaaaaaaaacataaatataactatttgactatttgtccaagttcttctttaaaacattgccgttttacattaaaaatgaaaaaatacattaatatttaaacatctatcataaaataaaaaaaatagatattaataaaatataaagtataagaaagagaaatacacaatatatagaaaaataaataataagtaaatattataaatatataaatatacgaattatatatacaataataagtaaatgcacaattttaaaaaaatggaaagagtacattaaatattaaacatctatcttaaaatggaaaatatagatatgaagtaaatagaaagtataagaaaaagaaatacacaacttaaaaacaatggaaaaaattatattaagatttaaacatctatcttaaaatataaaatatagatattacgcaaatagaaagtataagaaaaagaaatacacaatttaaaaaaaatagaaaaagtacattagtatttaaacatctatcttaaaatgtaaatctatcttaaaatataaaattattattaaatagaaagtataagaaatagaaatacacaatataaataaaaattaaatatataatataagtaaatacccaatttaaaaaatggaacattacattaagatttaaaaatatatcttaaaatttaaaatatagatattacgtaaatagaaagtataacaaatagaaatatacaatttaaaaaaatggaaaacgtacattaagatttaaacatctatcttaaaaagtaaaatagagatattaagtaaataaaaagtacaagaaatgaaaatacatatacaggaaaatatataataagtaaatatgtaaatctataatatatgaattatatatataataataagtaaatgcacaatttttttaaaaaaatggaaaaagttcattaagcattaaacatctatcttaaaatgtaaaatatataatataagtaaatacacaatttaaaaagaaaggaaaaagtacattaagatttaaatatctattttaaaatataaaatatagatattacgtaaacaaaaaatataagaaatggaaataaacattttaaaaaaatggaaaaagtacattaaaatttaaacatctatcttaaaggtacatatatcttaaaatggtagtaagttatataaaaatgaaaataccacattaaacaaaaaaaaattaaaatgtactccctccgtttcaaaatagataatgttttagagagtttttgatgtttcaaaatagatgatgttttcatatttcaaggtatcttttaactttatcaaaaactgtgtaaccaattatattttgtagtatgttttgtgattggttgaataatttttaatttatattttagtgataccttttagataaaaaacaagtgttttaatatttgtgtcccaacctaaaacttcatttattttgaaacagagggagtcaaGAAAGTCCATacaaaactcattattccatcaacatcaacctcatactatcaaggaaaacttcaaagcactcgagcaaaaaaatggttccaccatcaactattgccgtcccaaaaacctttaatgactttgaaatagattttttataacaacgaactttatgttaggtggattcattgttgggaaacccgcaacttccaaaagccaaacttattcatgggaattgaattgcttttcatagactcaaaggtattcttacaaatttaaattaatctaatccatcattttattgttaatattcatactaactatttcatgatcaaactattacagttaataaccattcaagcatttatcccgaaacacttccttccacgccgaatcaggtattggttcatgttggtttagtattgtttttggtttattaacacgtttaggatggtcctattgtaaatataatttaagttggtttagcatatattatgcttaaaataacttaaattaaataatagtaatattatgcttaaaatataattttaaagagttttcaaatatagtttatataacattataggtgatgaatttaattattaaatttgtttattacttaaaactaagttattttaaaaacatactgagttataaatatcaatgatggattggtgagtataacatgaagacaaaaatataaatattttattttcaagataagaaattcagcttttactcagttactcaatatataatatcttaaattattttttaaaaaatatacataatttatatatatatagattaatcttccaaacttaaactattatattatatatgaataatgtttttaaataaaaataatttctgatttaaaaaataaaaataaaaaacaacaaatggttattttcaactaatggatataatttacattatactatcatttaacaagtattagatacgttttgatatatcattattttctattttcagaaaacaataaattgttaaacatcaatatcatctaggttaagtatacggacaacacaaattcaaacatcacaaaaaatatttacataaacattataatacaataatttaataaaaaaatacaattaaaaaagaatagttatatacttaatatctgaaaatcaaagatatttttgctaaaattgtacttacctggccaaggagatcgaccatctttttacggatcgattgattgttgagcatgtggtcgatccgaaaatactcaacagtttaatttaatatctaaaacatttttgttaacactcaacagatagttttgctaaatatgataactagatagccaacaaaattacaaaaaatatttaaatagtaaaaatt is part of the Brassica rapa cultivar Chiifu-401-42 chromosome A09, CAAS_Brap_v3.01, whole genome shotgun sequence genome and harbors:
- the LOC103838359 gene encoding mitochondrial import inner membrane translocase subunit TIM9, translating into MDASMMAGLDGLAEEDKAKMASMIDQLQLRDSLRMYNSLVERCFVDCVDSFTRKTLQKQEETCVMRCAEKFLKHTMRVGQRFSELNQNAPTQD